CGAAGCATTGGCGACCAGTATCGCCGAGCAGATCCTGACCGAAGAAAAACGAGAACGAATTATGCCGTGTGTTCCCGCAAGCGAGACCGCGGCGGATGCGACCTGCACGGAAGCCATGATCCGGCAGGTCGGGGAACAACTCTTCCGGCGACCTCTCTCCGAGGAAGAAGTTCAGGTCCGCGTCGATGCCGCCACCCAAACCGCCACCGAGATGGCGGACTTCAACGCCGGACTGGAGCTGGCGCTGGCCAGCCTTCTGGTCGCCCCCGATTTTCTGTTTCGGATCGAGCGCACGGAAGTCGATCCGAGCGATCCCGCGCAAGAGCGCCTCACCGACGACACCTGGGCGACCCGTGCCAGTTTCCTGCTCTGGGATGCACCGCCAGATGCGCAGCTCCGGAAAGCAGCCGCAAGCGGGGCTCTCGCAGACCCGGCCGAACGAGCACGACAGGTCGACCGCATGCTGGCCTCCGAGCGCAGTCAGGACGGCGTGCGAGCATTTTTCGCCGACCTTCTCCGTTTCGAGGATTTACTGAGCACCCCGAAGGACCCTGTTCGCTATACATTTTGGAACCAGCAGATTGCCGACGATGCGCGCGAGCAAACGCTCCGCATTATCGCAGACCACCTGCTGACTCGAGATCTGCCCTACCCCGGCCTTTTCACCACGCGACGCTCCTATCTCACACGCAGCCTGGGCCCGATCTATGCGGTTCCCGTGCGTAGCGCTCGGGGCTGGGAAGACACCGAATTCCCGCCCGGCCATATCCGCACCGGCCTGCTCTCCAACGCTTCTTTCCATATCCTGCACTCGCACCCGGGGCGCAGTTCCCCGACACTGCGCGGTCAGTTCATCCGCGAAGCCCTGCTCTGCCAAACCGTGCCGCCGGCACCTGCCGATGTCGAATTCGCGCTCTTCAATGATGATCAGAACGAAGAGTTGCGCACTGCACGAGAACGACTCGCCATTCATGCCGCGAACGGAAGCTGCCGGAGCTGCCATCAAATGACCGATCCGATCGGCCTTGGCCTCGAATCCTTTGATGGGATCGGG
The genomic region above belongs to Candidatus Binatia bacterium and contains:
- a CDS encoding DUF1588 domain-containing protein, with amino-acid sequence MDFLHHLIEDPAYRHVVLNHIPVTGLLVAAIVLFAGVVLRQRNLCLMGLALVAGTAGATLIVMPAGEEAYPMVYDTLGGPARELLDRHADLAGKWAYLLIVNAALAAIAFGLAALRPQTTTLASGLVALTTLVSLGSAFVIAEAGGRIRHPEFANFVRADPDAKVVGGPVAMRRLTAEQLARSVHEVFGEDIEVMGRFDPEVRHAGLLAVGSGRLTVSPAGFEQNEALATSIAEQILTEEKRERIMPCVPASETAADATCTEAMIRQVGEQLFRRPLSEEEVQVRVDAATQTATEMADFNAGLELALASLLVAPDFLFRIERTEVDPSDPAQERLTDDTWATRASFLLWDAPPDAQLRKAAASGALADPAERARQVDRMLASERSQDGVRAFFADLLRFEDLLSTPKDPVRYTFWNQQIADDAREQTLRIIADHLLTRDLPYPGLFTTRRSYLTRSLGPIYAVPVRSARGWEDTEFPPGHIRTGLLSNASFHILHSHPGRSSPTLRGQFIREALLCQTVPPAPADVEFALFNDDQNEELRTARERLAIHAANGSCRSCHQMTDPIGLGLESFDGIGRYRTRENDAVIDASGDLDGVSFEDHIGLATAFAQHPKLGPCLVENLYRYAVGREQVETEEALLVRLSRDFTEEGYRIRPLLRAIVLSDGFITAPSANPLANIQQATSGPLPGGDA